In one Solanum lycopersicum chromosome 11, SLM_r2.1 genomic region, the following are encoded:
- the LOC101251539 gene encoding uncharacterized protein, whose amino-acid sequence MKGHNPIEVAKTVLEVADVAWSAVERCHHHTHSHTDTTSFDVSHSCEEDGLRSLRSENERLKRLLEKNLMLLQSMSQSPSLLQNCPPDLHERLLAAVESGSFLKQLETLNRKSVDGNDCQFPFKEATDVDTETAELLVNMSLEEPSWWVWVTEDMVPGNLEERSEIDNDNYVIVSEEYVVDAVANFMARCVVSNSKAQKMSPEELQKTLAKAFEGIGKVETLFNIWHAAQMFYVLSTWGLAVVGLYKSRSVIRLAAKGVHKTGKMVLKVL is encoded by the exons ATGAAGGGACACAATCCAATTGAGGTGGCGAAGACGGTGTTGGAGGTGGCCGATGTAGCATGGTCGGCGGTGGAACGCTGTCATCACCATACCCACAGTCATACTGATACGACGTCGTTTGATGTATCTCATAGTTGTGAAGAAGATGGATTGAGATCTTTGAGGTCTGAAAACGAACGGCTCAAACGGTTGCTTGAAAAAAATCTTATGCTTCTTCAGAGCATGTCACAATCTCCTTCCTTACTTCAAAATTGTCCACCTGAT CTTCATGAACGTCTCTTAGCCGCTGTGGAATCCGGAAGCTTTTTGAAACAGCTGGAAACACTGAATCGGAAATCTGTTGATGGGAATGACTGTCAATTTCCTTTCAAGGAGGCAACTG ATGTTGACACGGAGACAGCAGAACTTCTGGTGAACATGAGTCTTGAAGAACCAAGTTGGTGGGTTTGGGTGACTGAGGATATGGTCCCTGGCAATCTTGAAGAAAGAAGCGAAATAGATAATGATAACTATGTGATTGTTAGTGAGGAATATGTTGTAGATGCAGTTGCCAACTTTATGGCTAGATGCGTAGTATCCAATTCGAAGGCTCAG AAGATGTCTCCTGAAGAACTGCAAAAGA CCCTGGCAAAAGCATTCGAAGGCATTGGTAAAGTAGAAACATTGTTCAACATTTGGCATGCCGCGCAAATGTTCTACGTCCTTTCGACTTGGGGACTTGCAGTTGTGGG GTTGTACAAGAGCCGATCTGTTATTAGACTTGCTGCTAAAGGGGTTCACAAGACAGGCAAAATGGTTCTGAAGGTTCTTTGA